One window from the genome of Pseudanabaena yagii GIHE-NHR1 encodes:
- a CDS encoding ArsR/SmtB family transcription factor produces the protein MAFEPSYFKADLFKVLSNPVRIQILDALRVSEQSVNSIAQQIEAEPSAVSQQLAVMRRYNLVRSRKQGNFVYYSVGDATIFKVLDAALELFHNHVIEMRESLQKLE, from the coding sequence ATGGCATTTGAACCGAGCTACTTCAAGGCTGATTTGTTTAAAGTTTTATCCAACCCCGTCAGAATCCAAATCCTCGATGCCCTCCGCGTCAGCGAACAAAGCGTTAACTCGATCGCCCAACAAATTGAGGCAGAACCATCGGCAGTTTCCCAACAGCTTGCCGTAATGCGCCGTTATAACTTGGTGCGATCGCGAAAGCAAGGCAACTTTGTCTACTATTCCGTCGGCGATGCCACGATTTTTAAGGTATTGGATGCAGCCCTAGAGCTTTTTCACAATCACGTCATTGAAATGCGGGAATCACTGCAAAAATTGGAGTAA
- a CDS encoding Vat family streptogramin A O-acetyltransferase — MHYPDPKNPHPMIGFPQVCFIQNTVTNPNIIIGDYTYYDDPEDSENFERNVLYHFPFIGDKLIIGKFCAIARGVKFIMNGANHSMSGISTYPFQIFWNEWKPQNLEFPYKGDTVIGNDVWIGYEAVIMAGVKIGDGAIIASKSVVTKDVPPYAIVGGNPATVIRQRFDDRAIAKLLEVAWWNWDIEKITRNLDRIVSADLDALASAN, encoded by the coding sequence ATGCATTATCCCGATCCTAAAAATCCTCACCCGATGATAGGATTTCCTCAAGTCTGCTTTATTCAAAATACAGTTACCAATCCGAATATCATCATCGGTGACTATACCTATTACGACGATCCAGAGGACTCAGAAAACTTTGAACGTAATGTCCTGTATCACTTTCCCTTCATTGGCGACAAACTGATTATCGGTAAATTTTGCGCGATCGCCAGGGGAGTGAAATTTATTATGAATGGCGCAAATCATAGTATGTCAGGCATCTCTACCTATCCATTTCAAATATTTTGGAATGAGTGGAAGCCCCAAAATCTAGAATTTCCCTACAAAGGCGATACTGTCATTGGCAATGATGTATGGATCGGCTACGAAGCTGTGATTATGGCTGGGGTAAAGATTGGAGATGGGGCAATTATTGCTTCTAAATCCGTTGTGACCAAGGATGTCCCTCCCTATGCAATCGTTGGTGGTAATCCTGCGACTGTTATCCGTCAGAGATTTGATGATCGGGCGATCGCTAAGTTACTCGAAGTCGCATGGTGGAATTGGGATATTGAGAAAATTACTCGCAATCTTGATCGCATAGTCAGCGCTGATTTAGACGCATTAGCTAGCGCCAATTAA
- a CDS encoding GvpL/GvpF family gas vesicle protein: protein MLYTFAILLAPAPDEQPLGITGKPIEYLQCDRLIAAIEPDVDIEAMKLLPEQSLMQAIIHHDRLICELFNQRTLLPLRFGTAFVSIAALETYLQTEGERLFASLQRLDGYAEYLITGNAIAPKLEVATNLKGKDYLLAKRSQYLQQEQWRSQLQKEVLDYRQTITDHLNPDNLNPEYPPAFQHVETQGSEDVRVYALLPRSQVEYLQEALRSWEAQHPHWQIAWSQALPPYHFLDA from the coding sequence ATGCTTTATACTTTTGCGATTTTGCTTGCGCCAGCACCAGATGAGCAACCGTTGGGAATTACGGGCAAGCCCATTGAATATTTGCAATGCGATCGCCTGATTGCCGCAATTGAACCAGATGTAGATATCGAAGCGATGAAGCTATTGCCTGAGCAATCTTTGATGCAGGCGATTATTCATCACGATCGCTTGATTTGTGAACTGTTTAACCAGCGCACACTTTTACCTTTACGCTTCGGTACAGCCTTTGTTTCCATTGCGGCTTTAGAGACATATCTACAAACGGAGGGTGAGAGGTTATTCGCCAGTTTACAGAGACTAGATGGCTATGCCGAATATTTGATTACGGGCAATGCGATCGCGCCTAAGCTGGAGGTAGCGACAAATCTCAAGGGTAAAGACTATCTACTCGCGAAGCGATCGCAATATTTACAACAGGAACAATGGCGATCGCAACTACAAAAGGAGGTTCTGGACTATCGTCAGACCATTACTGACCATTTAAATCCTGATAATTTAAATCCCGAATATCCACCTGCATTTCAGCATGTGGAAACGCAAGGTTCAGAGGATGTGCGTGTTTATGCCTTATTGCCGCGATCGCAGGTTGAGTATCTGCAAGAGGCTTTGCGATCGTGGGAGGCACAACATCCCCATTGGCAAATCGCTTGGAGTCAGGCTTTGCCTCCCTATCATTTTTTGGATGCCTAG
- a CDS encoding DUF1997 domain-containing protein, with amino-acid sequence MQQEPMRSPANLDFTSETTGDDDSAFVLTPAQEAAMFSEYGTGDDSADDLQDPDAENANADHLAQSKDLLQGADPNSEMRHFHNHYIGNMDLFADKQTVMKYLDAHQGWFRRCAHPFKADPIGETGYAMGIGKVGALGFQVDARVGLNLLPPDANCVYRIVTIPIPDQKPQGYEVDFQAEMRLEEKTLELRAGEKLGNDPLITSIEWDLNLTVSLHFPAFIQKLSRDMIQKTGDSVLGFIVQRVSKSLTAKVQDDFHKTHAIKVPKQIKLRR; translated from the coding sequence ATGCAGCAAGAACCAATGCGATCGCCTGCAAATCTAGATTTCACTTCAGAGACAACGGGGGATGATGACTCTGCATTTGTATTAACGCCTGCACAGGAAGCCGCCATGTTCTCGGAATATGGCACTGGTGATGATTCTGCCGACGATCTCCAAGATCCCGATGCTGAAAATGCAAATGCAGATCACTTAGCTCAGTCCAAGGACTTATTGCAGGGTGCTGATCCTAACTCTGAAATGAGACATTTTCATAATCATTACATTGGCAATATGGATCTGTTTGCCGATAAGCAAACGGTAATGAAATATTTAGATGCCCATCAGGGTTGGTTTCGACGCTGTGCCCATCCCTTTAAAGCTGATCCGATCGGAGAAACTGGCTATGCGATGGGGATTGGTAAGGTGGGAGCCTTAGGCTTTCAGGTAGATGCAAGGGTGGGGCTAAATTTGTTGCCTCCCGATGCAAACTGTGTTTATCGGATTGTGACTATTCCCATTCCCGATCAGAAACCGCAGGGCTATGAAGTGGATTTTCAGGCAGAAATGCGCTTGGAGGAAAAAACTTTGGAATTACGGGCTGGGGAAAAACTCGGTAATGATCCCTTAATTACATCGATTGAATGGGACTTGAATCTGACGGTTTCCCTTCACTTTCCTGCCTTTATCCAGAAGTTATCGAGGGATATGATCCAGAAAACGGGTGATAGCGTTCTCGGTTTCATTGTCCAGCGTGTTTCTAAAAGTCTGACAGCTAAGGTGCAAGACGACTTCCATAAAACCCACGCCATCAAGGTTCCGAAACAAATTAAGCTCAGAAGATAG
- the ileS gene encoding isoleucine--tRNA ligase: MTSAPKAKSKNLADSPAESSEYKDTVNLPQTDFSMRANAIIREPEIQKFWQEQGIFEDLSHNNKGDVFTLHDGPPYANGTLHMGHALNKVLKDIINRYKLLRGYKVRYVLGWDCHGLPIELKVLQNIKAEERANLTPLQLRKKAKEFALQTINEQATGFKRWGVWGDYENAYYTLKPEYEAAQIGVFGKMALKGYIYRGLKPVYWSPSSHTALAEAELEYPENHVSRSIYVAFPVTQSSDKLKAITDLTNLHAVIWTTTPWTIPANLGISANPHLSYSIVAAGDKNYIVATELVEKLAATFEQALEVKYTFKGDVLEGAIAKHPIADRPSPIVLGDHVTAESGTGLVHTAPNHGQDDFIVGKKYHLGMISLVDDRGIFNEDAGEELAGLSVLKEGNAKVVEILTANGTLIKEEAYNHKYPYDWRTKKPVIVRATEQWFASVDGFREEALKSIKEVNWIPAIGENRITSMVQERSDWCISRQRTWGVPIPVFYDEETNEPLLTEETVTHIQELIREHGSDVWWEREVEELLPEAYKNNGRKYRKGTDTMDVWFDSGSSWAGVLGGESHNSCTVPYAMNYPADMYLEGSDQHRGWFQSSLLTSVATNGYAPYKTVLTHGFVLDEKGQKMSKSLGNIVDPMVVINGGKDQKKEPPYGADVIRLWAASVDYNGDVPIGKTILAQMSDVSRKIRNTARFLLSNLFDFQPAEHLVPYADLTESDRYILHRLAEVTKDITEAYEKFQFSRFFQTIQNFCTVDLSNFYLDIAKDRLYISAPNAARRRSCQTVLMYCLETIAKAIAPVLAHTAEDIWQHLPYPAPTKSVFQSGWFIVHTEWYKPELATKWKRLAILRSEVNKRMEDKRREKLIGASLEAKVKIEITSGVVKQDLESLNKDHQLEDLFICSQVEFLIGLPEDSRDFAFFTNENGEIRGFDIDNQGQESNHAIYRGDLNSRRDFWEPLFDPLRSENMVADEKYQIEGVKIVVERANGEKCPRCYNYSTHIGESTEHPHICDRCVSALAGTF; encoded by the coding sequence ATGACCTCTGCTCCTAAAGCCAAATCTAAGAATCTCGCGGATAGTCCAGCCGAATCAAGTGAATATAAGGACACCGTTAACTTGCCCCAAACTGACTTTTCGATGCGGGCAAATGCAATTATTCGTGAACCAGAGATTCAAAAGTTTTGGCAAGAGCAAGGGATTTTTGAAGACCTCTCCCACAATAATAAAGGTGATGTGTTTACCCTCCATGATGGCCCCCCCTACGCCAACGGCACATTACACATGGGTCATGCCTTAAACAAAGTTTTAAAAGATATTATTAATCGCTATAAGTTATTGCGTGGCTACAAAGTTCGCTATGTGCTGGGTTGGGACTGCCACGGCTTACCAATCGAACTTAAAGTTTTACAAAATATCAAAGCCGAAGAACGTGCTAATTTAACGCCTTTGCAATTGCGGAAAAAAGCCAAGGAATTTGCTTTGCAAACAATTAACGAACAGGCGACAGGCTTCAAGCGTTGGGGTGTTTGGGGTGACTATGAGAATGCTTACTACACGCTGAAACCTGAATATGAAGCCGCCCAAATCGGTGTATTCGGGAAGATGGCACTTAAAGGCTATATCTATCGCGGTTTGAAACCTGTATATTGGTCGCCTAGTTCCCATACTGCCCTCGCGGAAGCCGAATTGGAATATCCCGAAAATCATGTTTCGCGCAGTATTTACGTTGCCTTCCCAGTAACTCAATCTAGCGATAAATTAAAGGCGATCACTGATCTAACCAATCTCCATGCCGTAATCTGGACAACGACACCTTGGACAATTCCCGCTAACTTGGGAATTAGCGCTAATCCCCATCTGAGTTACAGCATTGTCGCGGCTGGTGACAAAAACTACATCGTCGCTACGGAACTAGTTGAGAAGTTAGCTGCTACTTTTGAGCAAGCTTTGGAAGTGAAATATACCTTCAAGGGTGATGTTCTCGAAGGAGCGATCGCTAAGCATCCCATCGCCGATCGTCCTAGTCCGATTGTCTTAGGAGATCACGTCACTGCTGAATCTGGTACGGGCTTAGTGCATACGGCTCCTAATCATGGTCAAGATGACTTTATCGTCGGCAAAAAATATCATTTGGGCATGATTTCCCTTGTGGACGATCGCGGTATTTTCAATGAAGATGCTGGCGAAGAACTCGCAGGTTTGAGTGTTCTCAAAGAAGGCAATGCCAAGGTTGTGGAAATCTTGACTGCTAATGGAACCCTGATTAAAGAAGAAGCCTATAACCACAAATATCCCTACGATTGGCGCACCAAGAAGCCTGTGATTGTTCGCGCCACTGAGCAGTGGTTTGCCTCCGTTGATGGTTTCCGCGAAGAAGCATTGAAATCGATCAAGGAAGTTAACTGGATTCCTGCGATCGGTGAGAATCGGATTACCTCAATGGTGCAAGAGCGATCGGACTGGTGTATCTCCCGTCAGCGCACTTGGGGCGTACCGATTCCCGTATTCTATGATGAAGAAACCAATGAGCCTTTGCTCACGGAAGAAACCGTTACCCATATTCAAGAACTCATTCGTGAGCATGGTTCTGATGTGTGGTGGGAAAGGGAAGTTGAAGAATTGCTTCCTGAAGCCTATAAAAATAATGGTCGTAAGTATCGCAAAGGCACAGACACGATGGATGTCTGGTTTGACTCTGGTTCTTCATGGGCTGGCGTACTTGGTGGCGAAAGTCATAATTCGTGCACCGTTCCCTATGCGATGAACTATCCTGCGGATATGTATCTGGAAGGTTCCGATCAACATCGTGGCTGGTTCCAATCTTCTCTCCTTACTAGCGTGGCAACGAATGGCTATGCACCTTACAAGACTGTGTTAACCCACGGCTTTGTCCTCGATGAAAAGGGACAGAAAATGAGTAAATCTCTCGGTAACATCGTCGATCCGATGGTGGTGATCAATGGTGGAAAAGACCAAAAGAAAGAGCCTCCCTATGGTGCGGATGTAATCCGTCTCTGGGCGGCGAGTGTCGATTACAACGGAGATGTTCCCATTGGCAAAACCATCTTGGCACAGATGTCCGATGTGTCGCGCAAGATTCGCAATACGGCTAGATTTTTACTCAGTAATCTCTTTGACTTCCAACCTGCGGAACATCTAGTTCCCTATGCCGATCTCACGGAAAGCGATCGCTATATCCTGCATCGTCTCGCCGAAGTCACCAAGGACATCACTGAGGCATACGAGAAATTCCAATTCTCGCGCTTCTTCCAAACCATCCAGAACTTCTGCACCGTCGATTTATCAAACTTCTATTTAGACATCGCTAAAGATCGCCTCTATATCAGTGCGCCTAATGCTGCCCGTCGCCGCAGTTGCCAAACCGTGTTGATGTATTGCTTAGAGACTATTGCCAAGGCGATCGCCCCAGTGCTTGCCCATACTGCCGAGGATATCTGGCAGCACTTGCCCTATCCTGCACCCACCAAGTCCGTATTCCAATCGGGTTGGTTTATTGTGCATACTGAATGGTACAAGCCCGAATTGGCAACTAAGTGGAAACGCCTAGCAATTCTCCGTTCTGAAGTAAATAAAAGGATGGAAGACAAGCGTAGAGAGAAACTAATAGGTGCATCACTTGAAGCAAAAGTCAAAATTGAGATTACATCTGGTGTGGTTAAACAAGATTTGGAATCTTTGAACAAAGATCATCAATTAGAGGATCTATTTATTTGCTCTCAAGTTGAGTTCCTTATTGGCTTACCTGAAGATTCGCGTGATTTTGCATTTTTTACTAATGAAAATGGAGAAATTCGTGGATTTGATATTGATAATCAAGGTCAAGAATCCAATCATGCAATTTATAGAGGTGATTTAAATTCAAGGCGTGATTTCTGGGAACCACTTTTTGATCCTCTAAGAAGTGAAAACATGGTAGCTGATGAAAAATATCAAATTGAGGGAGTAAAAATTGTTGTAGAACGTGCTAACGGGGAAAAATGTCCTCGATGCTATAACTACTCCACCCATATTGGTGAGTCTACCGAGCATCCTCATATCTGCGATCGCTGCGTCAGCGCATTAGCAGGTACTTTTTAG
- a CDS encoding ATP-binding protein, with amino-acid sequence MITLEILEKWLLLPTETEKLEFKEAKSQFDRAKLLKYCVGLANEGGGHIILGVTDKRPRQVVGSLAWANPSELNSIKAYIVEQLGFRVDAIELQHPNGRVLVFEVPTRPLGQPISLDGAYWMRAGEDLVPMTPDVLKSIFAEDKQDWFSQSAKSDVSPDDVIALLDTQTFFELLQIPYPTTREVVLERLQSQDLITPTSQGWTITNLAALLLAKKLDAFSSALARKAPRVIIYEGINKLQTRDDKKGNRGYAVSFNKLVSFVYSAAPQNRFIEEAIRKEVKMFPMQALRELIANALVHQDFLATGASVMIEMYSDRVEISNPGIPPIPVDRFIDEYRSRNEQLADLMRRFGICEEKGSGIDKVVSAAEVYQLPAPDFRVGETRTTTVLFAYQTFDDMSKSDRIRACYQHCCLLYVSNRQMSNQTLRERFHLSESKTATVSLIIGATKEAGLIKTDDSESTSTRYARYLPFWA; translated from the coding sequence ATGATTACTCTGGAAATCCTTGAAAAATGGCTTCTTCTTCCTACGGAAACAGAAAAGCTTGAATTTAAAGAAGCTAAATCTCAATTTGATAGGGCTAAACTTCTTAAATATTGTGTAGGACTAGCTAACGAAGGTGGTGGACACATCATTTTAGGTGTGACTGATAAGCGCCCTCGCCAAGTAGTAGGTTCTCTAGCTTGGGCAAATCCATCAGAACTCAATAGTATCAAAGCTTATATAGTAGAACAACTTGGATTTCGAGTAGACGCTATAGAATTACAGCATCCTAATGGACGAGTTCTCGTTTTTGAAGTACCAACTAGACCTCTGGGACAACCGATCTCACTTGACGGAGCATACTGGATGAGAGCTGGAGAAGATCTAGTTCCTATGACACCAGATGTACTTAAAAGTATTTTTGCAGAAGATAAGCAAGACTGGTTTTCGCAATCGGCAAAATCAGATGTAAGTCCAGATGATGTAATTGCTTTACTAGATACCCAAACCTTCTTTGAACTTCTACAAATTCCTTATCCAACTACTCGTGAAGTCGTTTTAGAGCGATTACAGAGTCAAGACTTAATCACACCAACATCTCAGGGTTGGACAATCACTAATCTTGCCGCCTTACTTTTAGCAAAGAAACTTGATGCTTTTTCCTCTGCTTTGGCGCGTAAAGCTCCTCGCGTTATTATCTACGAAGGCATAAATAAACTCCAAACTCGTGATGATAAAAAGGGCAACCGAGGATATGCGGTTAGCTTCAATAAATTAGTTAGTTTTGTGTACTCAGCAGCGCCACAAAACCGTTTTATTGAAGAAGCTATACGGAAAGAAGTCAAGATGTTTCCGATGCAAGCGCTAAGAGAACTGATTGCTAATGCCTTAGTGCATCAGGATTTTCTAGCCACAGGTGCTTCTGTAATGATTGAAATGTACAGCGATCGTGTAGAAATTTCTAATCCTGGTATTCCCCCTATTCCAGTTGATCGCTTCATTGACGAATATCGCTCTCGCAATGAGCAACTCGCTGATCTAATGCGTCGTTTCGGTATATGCGAAGAAAAAGGCAGTGGCATTGACAAAGTTGTGAGCGCAGCAGAAGTCTACCAATTACCCGCGCCAGATTTTCGAGTAGGGGAAACTCGTACAACAACAGTTTTATTTGCTTACCAAACTTTTGATGACATGAGTAAATCGGATCGCATTCGAGCCTGTTATCAGCATTGCTGTTTGCTATACGTCAGTAACAGGCAGATGTCTAATCAGACTTTACGTGAGAGATTCCATTTAAGTGAGTCCAAGACAGCCACAGTTTCTTTGATTATAGGAGCTACGAAAGAAGCTGGCTTGATTAAGACCGATGACTCTGAATCTACCTCTACCCGTTATGCACGCTATCTCCCTTTTTGGGCATAA
- a CDS encoding chlorophyll a/b-binding protein, which produces MANSYRVDERGVLNNFAVEPKMYVEESDKAGFTPYAELLNGRLAMIGFVSLLILEVSTGHGLIWWLGNL; this is translated from the coding sequence ATGGCTAACAGTTACAGAGTTGATGAAAGAGGTGTTCTCAACAACTTCGCAGTCGAACCAAAGATGTATGTCGAAGAAAGCGACAAAGCTGGTTTCACACCTTATGCAGAATTACTAAATGGCAGACTCGCCATGATCGGTTTCGTCTCTCTCCTTATTCTTGAAGTATCTACGGGGCATGGGTTGATTTGGTGGTTGGGGAATCTATAA
- a CDS encoding MarR family winged helix-turn-helix transcriptional regulator: MSKTMSTNPALDPLRSSVWRSLLTVHTKLLDRIAQKLTQADLPPLEWYDVLLTLKEAPDNSLRLSELAEKVLLTRSNLTRLVDRLEKADLLYRKSCPSDRRGTYAVLTEAGLAMQQKMWIVYAEGISEHFASHISEDEAKVLQTICDRLLSNSAQLNTKPQN, translated from the coding sequence ATGTCAAAAACTATGTCAACCAATCCAGCCCTAGATCCTTTGCGAAGTTCTGTTTGGCGATCGCTTTTGACCGTTCATACCAAGCTGCTTGATCGCATTGCCCAAAAACTTACTCAAGCCGATCTACCACCTTTGGAGTGGTACGACGTACTGCTCACACTCAAAGAAGCACCAGATAACAGTTTGCGCTTAAGTGAACTAGCCGAAAAAGTTCTATTAACCCGTAGCAATCTAACGCGATTAGTCGATCGCCTCGAAAAAGCCGACTTACTTTATCGCAAATCCTGTCCAAGCGATCGGCGCGGGACTTACGCCGTCTTAACTGAGGCAGGATTAGCAATGCAACAAAAAATGTGGATAGTTTACGCTGAGGGGATTTCTGAGCATTTTGCTAGTCACATCTCCGAAGATGAGGCGAAGGTTTTACAGACAATATGCGATCGCTTGTTAAGCAACTCGGCACAATTAAATACAAAACCCCAGAATTGA
- a CDS encoding glutathione S-transferase family protein produces the protein MLPKLKLISHTLCPYVQRSLITVLEKQIPCDREYIDLANKPDWFLKISPLGRVPLLLVDGEVLFESAVICEYLDEITPDSLHPEDALTKAKHRSWIEFGSNLLTKIAGFYAAKDQETFEAKRLDLIANLELLEAQLDAQPYFTGEKFSLIDAVYAPIFRYFVAFDRYQNFGFSDRTPKVNAWREALLQRPSVQQAVAENYYELLDEFLKKRNSYLAELIK, from the coding sequence ATGTTGCCTAAACTCAAGCTAATCAGCCATACCCTTTGTCCCTACGTGCAGCGATCGCTGATCACCGTCCTTGAAAAGCAAATTCCTTGCGATCGCGAATATATCGACCTCGCCAACAAACCCGACTGGTTTCTCAAAATTTCGCCACTGGGCAGGGTTCCTTTGCTTCTGGTTGATGGCGAAGTGCTATTTGAATCAGCAGTAATTTGTGAATATCTTGATGAAATTACCCCAGACTCACTACATCCTGAGGATGCCTTAACCAAAGCTAAACATCGCTCTTGGATTGAATTTGGTTCAAATCTACTTACAAAAATTGCGGGATTCTATGCTGCTAAGGATCAAGAAACCTTTGAGGCAAAACGGTTAGATTTGATTGCAAATTTAGAACTGCTAGAAGCACAACTTGATGCACAACCATATTTTACTGGCGAGAAATTTTCGCTGATTGATGCCGTCTATGCGCCAATCTTTCGCTATTTTGTCGCCTTCGATCGCTATCAAAACTTTGGATTTAGCGATCGCACTCCCAAGGTTAATGCTTGGCGAGAAGCTCTCCTCCAAAGACCATCAGTTCAACAAGCAGTTGCCGAAAATTACTACGAATTGCTAGACGAGTTTCTCAAAAAGAGAAATAGCTATTTAGCAGAATTAATTAAATAG
- a CDS encoding urea transporter, with amino-acid sequence MIGINSRSLHPLKATFAQIPNLSTQQWRKIKNIWQTPQHVITSICAAVAEIIFLRGAGIGVILIAAMMLQPSVLIMGMTGLFSAIAIAAVMQLKRDYLNYAPLLFNPLLAGLGVGYLFQITPASLILAGIAGSLAFVLTWTLSHILRTFLLLPVLSLPFVAVSWIVHLAAFRYAGLLPAIAHPHTYSIGLPEFIEGFLRTLGLIFFLPNIYVGIVVMLLLLWNSRIQFMLAIAGYALGTYIRAMLTGTFLYVYHDPAALNFILVALAIGGFYLIPSPRSYCLAAIAVVFTALIGESVSVFWVAVGLPVHAFPYNLVTLSFLYLLGSVGQKLLARYPQASPEKTLDYELTARIREQGNYRAIALPFIGRWKVWQGVDGRWTHQGLWRYAYDFVLCDDEGNTYRNQGTKLTDYYAFQKPILSPISGWVTRVVSDLPDCAIGEVDHDRNWGNHVILYDDRGFYVEISHFAQNSIAVKQGDRLNQGALLGRCGNSGYSPQPHIHIQAQFTPDLGAATIPFSFTNLLVNDQFASEAEPNENDILEAIPLDCACSQILSLTLDFQLRFQIEQKTKRHQSKISHLSVIVRMAIDGTFYLDSGKAKLYFTQSDRGLKFHRLEGNDRDLGSLFLAMPSLPTATKIGRSWQDYLPISLATKGFQRMSYQLMSSFDPRLASARYQGEWRSASEIAGVISVKGDRRKIYFVVNFENERQLVMISLDRSAFL; translated from the coding sequence ATGATTGGCATAAATTCCCGATCGCTGCATCCGTTAAAAGCGACATTCGCCCAAATACCGAATTTATCTACTCAACAATGGCGAAAAATCAAAAATATCTGGCAAACACCACAGCATGTAATTACCTCCATTTGTGCGGCAGTAGCCGAGATTATTTTCCTACGGGGGGCAGGCATAGGCGTAATTTTAATTGCGGCGATGATGCTTCAGCCATCGGTGCTAATTATGGGAATGACGGGCTTATTTAGCGCGATCGCCATAGCCGCAGTCATGCAACTAAAGCGCGATTATTTGAATTATGCCCCACTTCTCTTTAATCCATTATTGGCAGGATTAGGAGTTGGTTATCTCTTCCAAATTACCCCCGCATCGCTGATTCTCGCAGGGATTGCAGGCTCCTTAGCCTTTGTCCTGACATGGACTCTCTCGCATATTTTACGCACTTTCTTACTCTTGCCAGTCCTGAGTTTGCCCTTTGTGGCAGTCAGTTGGATTGTGCATTTAGCCGCCTTTCGCTATGCAGGACTACTTCCCGCGATCGCCCATCCCCACACCTATTCCATCGGCTTGCCCGAATTTATCGAAGGATTTTTGCGGACTTTAGGATTAATCTTCTTTCTGCCCAATATCTATGTCGGTATAGTGGTGATGCTATTGCTGTTATGGAACTCGCGGATTCAGTTTATGTTAGCGATCGCAGGCTATGCCCTCGGTACTTACATCCGCGCCATGCTCACAGGCACATTCCTCTATGTCTATCACGATCCCGCCGCCTTAAATTTTATTCTCGTCGCCCTTGCCATTGGCGGCTTCTATCTCATTCCTTCACCGCGTAGTTATTGCTTAGCCGCGATCGCCGTAGTCTTTACAGCCCTGATCGGTGAGTCTGTGAGCGTGTTTTGGGTCGCCGTAGGTTTACCCGTCCATGCTTTCCCCTATAATCTCGTCACTCTATCTTTTCTCTATCTCTTAGGCAGCGTCGGACAGAAATTATTAGCCCGTTATCCCCAAGCTTCTCCCGAAAAGACTTTAGATTACGAACTTACGGCAAGAATTAGAGAACAGGGAAATTATCGGGCGATCGCTTTGCCATTTATCGGAAGATGGAAAGTGTGGCAAGGCGTAGATGGACGCTGGACACACCAAGGATTATGGCGCTATGCCTATGACTTTGTGCTGTGCGATGATGAGGGAAATACCTATCGCAATCAAGGCACAAAACTCACGGATTACTATGCCTTTCAGAAGCCAATTCTCTCGCCAATTTCGGGCTGGGTGACGCGAGTTGTGAGCGATTTACCTGACTGTGCGATCGGTGAAGTCGATCACGATCGCAACTGGGGCAATCATGTAATTCTCTACGACGATCGCGGATTTTATGTGGAAATCTCCCATTTTGCTCAAAATAGCATTGCCGTCAAACAGGGCGATCGCCTTAATCAAGGAGCATTACTCGGACGCTGTGGCAATTCTGGCTATTCACCCCAACCCCATATCCACATCCAAGCCCAATTCACTCCCGACCTTGGCGCAGCGACCATTCCCTTTAGCTTTACCAATCTCCTAGTTAACGATCAATTTGCATCTGAGGCAGAACCCAATGAAAATGATATTTTAGAAGCGATTCCCCTCGATTGCGCTTGTTCCCAAATCCTTTCCCTCACCCTTGATTTCCAACTGCGTTTTCAAATTGAACAGAAAACTAAGCGTCATCAATCGAAGATTTCGCACCTATCCGTAATTGTGAGAATGGCAATCGATGGCACATTTTATCTCGATTCGGGCAAAGCCAAACTTTATTTCACCCAAAGCGATCGCGGTTTAAAGTTCCATCGCCTTGAAGGGAACGATCGCGATCTTGGCAGCTTATTTCTAGCGATGCCCAGCTTGCCAACCGCTACTAAAATTGGGCGATCGTGGCAAGATTATCTGCCGATTAGCTTAGCAACTAAGGGATTTCAGCGAATGTCCTATCAACTGATGAGTTCCTTCGATCCCCGTCTTGCCTCCGCAAGATATCAAGGTGAATGGCGATCGGCTTCCGAGATTGCAGGTGTGATATCGGTGAAAGGAGATCGACGCAAAATTTATTTTGTGGTCAACTTTGAGAATGAAAGGCAATTAGTCATGATTTCTCTAGATAGATCAGCATTTTTATAA